Sequence from the Uloborus diversus isolate 005 chromosome 8, Udiv.v.3.1, whole genome shotgun sequence genome:
ATAatgctgcgaagaggttagttgtttcagcagtagtttagtctcccagatatgcttacatatacgctagaaattatcgtccaacctcttcgcagcactattcatggagacttctattgcaattacagcaaGCAGCGCCCCCTGTTGgcacttttttaaactaatttccaagtttccgtacatgatttttatgggtttcacaataaacataccgttccccccccccccaatatcgtcctttgcttacgagacattaaaatttgaaaccagggagtcctttgctagACACCTTTGTATACTAGTAGATATAAATGCTTTTCACAAAAGTGAAAAGTCcgtatttataaaacttttgggTGCTCAGGAAACTTTTCGTAAATGTTTTTCACAACATACTGGTGGAAATCCGTGAAATAACGAAACGTCATTCAGGAAGGACCGCAACTGAGTTGAAAGCGGAACACGTAATAAAAAACCTGAGTATATACATGGTGttctgaaatagactgactgattaaaaaaagttttttacaggaaaaaggttaatgataaaaatcaaGTTCTTGCAGAAGAATTCATGTAGTGGGCcgtgaatccccccccccccacttccgagttttaaattttagttcaaaactttttcaacagatggcgctgcagatagtaagtcGTTTAGTCAAAAGAGAAGGAATGAAACTccccgatttttcctccgattgcgatagacattttgaaaaaatagatgtgtaattttgtttttgaaaacatttttcaaaaaactatgatgtaattttctgtcaTTCTTTGATTGACGGTCTTacgatctgcagcgccatctattgcaaaattctttaactaaaatttggaactctggaaGACTAAACTTACGGCCCAGCAtataaattttctgcaagaaatattttttttatcatcaactGTTTccttgttataaatttttgaaaacagccaGTCTATTTCAGGATACCCAGTATTTGCACTGGTAGCTATTAATGTTTTCAACAAAAGTGAGAAATCCTTATTTATATACTTGTAGCTactcaggaaattttttgaaaatgtttttctggatACTGGTGGAAACCCATGATATCACGAAACGTTGCCCGGAAATACTTAGGGACCTATCCGAATTTTCTAACAGTATATGACAAGTTGCAATGGCGGGGAAATTTACATTGCAGCACTGCTGTATTTTCTGGGATATTTAGGCTCACCAAATAATAAGTATGTGAAACAGTTTATGCATGCAATATTGGTTTCACGAAAATCATAATAGTTCTGTGTCACAACGATTAGAATGTTGTCATTTGCTGGCTACTTGTCTGCGTAGTCGGCAGGAGCGACGTTTTCTTTTTATGAATGAGAGTCCTGCACTCTTTTCTAGTCTTTTCAGTTAGTCCGAAACTGAAGAAATGGCGTGAGAAATTAACATCGCAGTACTGCTGTGTTTTCTGAGATATTTGTGCTCGCCAAATAATAAGTATGTGAAACAGTTTATACATGCAATATTTGTTTCACGAAAATTACAATAGTTCTGTGTCGCCACGATTAAAATGTTGCCATTTGCTGACTACTTGTCTGTGTAGTCGGCAGgaacgacattttctttttatgaatGAGAGTCCTGCactcttttctaattttttcagtTAGTGTGAAACTGAAGAATATGAATACCACATGCAGAGTGTTACATATTGCTTAAAAATCCCAAAGCACTTCTGACTATGTTGCCACAGCTAACACACCGAAGATCAACATTAGACCCATGACCACAGCAAGTCTCATGGATATGAGGAAACGGGTTTGGAGATTAGCTTTATTCTCTGAAGTGTTAAAATGTTGTCATTTGCTGACTACTTGTCTGTGTAGTCGGAAGGAACGACGTTTTCTTTTTGTGAATAAGAGTCCTGCACTCTTTTCTAGTTTTTTCAGTTAGTGTGAAACTGAAGAATATGAATACCCCTTGCAGAGTATTACATATTGCGTAAAAGTACCAAAGCACTTCTGACTGTGTTGCCACAGCTAGCACACCGAAGATCCACATTAGACCCATGACCACAGCGAGTCTCATGGATATGAGGAAACGGGTCTGGAGATTAGCTTTATTCTCTGAAGTGTTCATGGTAGCAGTCAGGATCATGTAGAAACTAGACacataaaaaattatgtttatgaaTAGTAAGATGAACAGCGGTAGAGCAAAATACACTAGCAAGGCTTGACGGTAGCGGAACCAGCAGGTGTTGACTCGAAAAATCAGcttatattttctgttttcagttAAAGAGTCTATAATAAGAGCGACTATCACAATGAGAAGCGGTACACCCCATGAATATAACGAATACAAACCAAACCGAAACATCATAGACTTGTTGGAAGTTAATCTGAGTTTAGATGTAGCCATTCTCAAGGATCTCCAAACGTCATAGGACATGGCATTCATCCAGAAAAAAGAAGCCAAAAAGAAATAGAACATAAGCATTCCTATGGCGGTACAATCAGACTCCTCCGGTATTCCAAACTGAGCGAAAAAGCTGATGTATGCCACGAGTAAAGCAACGCAGAGTGAAATTAAGGAATAACCTGGCAAATTCCTCAGTTTTTTGACCAAAACAAACATTATCATGTGAAGAAATATGCAAATGATGGATATTCCAACTCCAACAGTCGTAACAATTTCCAAAATTGGAGGAAATTTTTTATCGTCGATAAAATCGAGAAAAAAATTTGGGCAAATTCGTAGCTTTTCTTTATCGTCTATCATGTAGTTTGATGCATTGAAAAACTTGTCATACTTTGGAACATAAGCTGTACCATCAGCAAGCATCTGATACTTTGTTTTCTCGAGAGATATCAAGCCACAATTGATGAATTCTTCGCTGTAAATAGAATAATCTATCCTTGTTGATGGTATCGTTCCGACGTAGCCAAAACGTTTCCGGTCAAGTTCTTCTTTTGAAGTTGGTGGGTACACTCCATCAGTTGAAGAACTTCCGGTAATTTCTGCTTTTGACGGGTAAGAGAAGTTTCCATCAGGCATTGAAGTTTGCCTGATGGACCTACCATCAGGTGTGGTAGCAGACGTTAAAGTTacgatgaaaaagaaaattttgcagaAGGACGCCTGTTTAGAGTTCATTTTGTTTGGCTTCCTTGTTCAGATGATAGAATCAATAGTGCTAACATTTATTCGTAGTTTTACTCCTCTTCATACTGCATTGAGACACCTGTAAAAGAAAGTTTAAATGAGTTTAGTatcatcgataaaaaaaaaaagcgaaagtttttgtttgagctttaaaaacaaaaactgatgAGTTGCAACGGACTGTTCGTACACAAATTGAAGTATTGGTAAATTCATTCAATTCACGAGATTTCCTGATTAAATTTAAACAGGTTAAAAATTACGCAAATTTGAAACTTGAAGTAATCTTTAATTTGACTAAATTGTCTCAGTTTCCCATAGTTATTTTCTACAAAAACCATCACTGAAAGAGGAAGTTCCCGCACCGTACAAGtctaaacctcttttttttttttttttttttttttttttttttttttaccgtgtacGAATAAATATTCCGCGTTttccgctctttttttttttgaagtgaaactttttttatgcgaGAGTTTTGAAATTGTGATCGgcacctttttgtgtgacgaaaatgACGTCGTTGTTTTGTGCCACGAAAAGTCGCACATACGCTCTTCTGGCTTTCTTTCCCTCTCGTTGTCCGTGGTCGTGTTTACTGAGTTGAGTATAGCTGTTGATTATTAATAGCGCATTGGTTGAAATATCTGCGCGTAATCAACacatttcgagtattgtttaatgttctcgttgtttataatctattttcttcagtTATACTAATACTGTAAAGAGAGAGATTAAGTAGGTGTATAATTTTCGGGTTATCTCCCGAAATACtgtacctatttgaaaaattgtttcgtAAGACTAAAAGCGCAGGTTCAAACTTGGCTCCAATCGTTGGCTTTTTGAGATGAAGAGAAACCACAGCGTTCATGCCATATGAAATCACTCGAGTATTCGTTTGGGTTCAAatacttttcgcaaaaaaaaaaaaaaaaaaaaaaaaatcctagtgcagttttgcatcaTAAGAGCCGAATTGCCTTcatctgggggagggggggggggtgctgggCGTTAAAATATCAATGATAATGGCATCCGCTGATAGTTGTGCCAGTTCCACTTGAAAGAATGGCTGCCAGTTTGTGCGAATGCGTTAGGTTTTCGAGTGGTTATTAGGTACTATGCATATGTGATGTGTATACATATGTAATGtgtatacattacatatacaTTGCGGCACAAATGAATATTGTACACAGAAAAAAGAAcccaaaacaagaaaaaaaaaagtttcttcagaaAGAGAGAGATTTTCCACAACTTTGTAACAACATTTTAAACCTTATTTCGGCGAAGTTCATTTTTCTATCCTGAAAAATCTTGTATTCTCATTACTTAAATAACTATTATGTAAGCACAAAGGTAAAAATCATGTTTTGTAGATTACACTCGTAGTATTTATAGAATGCTTAAATTTTAGGGATAATTAGCTAAAATTTGAATTAGGCTCGTGTACCCTTATTTTCATCTCATGCACCCCAAATATTTTCTTTCGTTGACATGGATAGCTTGTCCTTGGTCCCGTGGAGATTCACGTGGACCTTTTTGGCAACCACTGATCTAAAATATTGTTTGCAGTACTAAAGTGTAGGCCCTCATTTTACGCGGATTTGATTGGACGCGATTTAAGCTTTGATGTCCTTTATTTTATGCGAATGACTTTTGGTTTTATGCGGATATGGCATGCCAACAGATAAAATGtttcctctttcaaaatccaaactctgGAGATTGCAAATAATATGCAGTAAACTGCCTTTTGGCGTGCTGATAAGCGAGCTTGGACCACTGGGGACATTTTTTGCGATCGATTCCAGAGCTCTCTCTCTCCAGAAGTAAATATATTGAATTCACAAAGAGcttactggaagaagagcttttagaagtgacaaaagaGGAGGAATCCAACGAGGAAACAGACATCGATGACACATAATCAAAAAcactcacattgaaaattttgcgCCATTCCTTGcggcaaatgatctttctgatttataAGTGAAGAAAAATCCTGTCATGGAAGTGACGCGCGAGATCAATGATACTTCCCTGCCTTGCAAAGAACTATGGAGAAAAATAGTAAATGACTGATAAAAAACTATCATGACCAGTTCTTTTTTCTAAACACTAAGTTAAttgatgttttctttatgcatgttgtgtataTGTATCGAAACACAGGGTGTTTTAAAAATGACTTATACAtatgaaaaaatcaataaaaactaaacgggcagcaaTAAAAAtgtaccgtttgttgcattagGCTTGGGAGAACAATACATTTTCAGacataaaaactttcaaaattagttacaatgtttctcaacagatggcgctgcaagtattttaaaatatataaaagaaaacgcTGTCTGTTAGACTCaagggtgattgtgagttcatcaaaaaatacctgaaagtttcaaaacgagaacggaggggggggggggggtgtaatctttggcccctattacttaagtgcacctttgccatagttttaaatagttctgagtcaaaattttgtgtgtacatttaattaaatttttaatggattacaaagttacttttgagctcgtgttatacaaattatcttcacatttgttcattttaagggataggtgtccatcttaaggctcttgcaggtatatttaatgagtattatataataataataataaaaaaaaaattgcggaggtagggagataaaagcgtaacgaaaaaaaaacataattccggtattttcggacatgaaaataccggaatacttccgaaaataccggaaattcggtaaaataccggaacacaatcacccctgacttAGACTGCCAAAATGACCGGTATAatcaaaaaaatcaataaaaactggACTGAAATACACTGTTTATTTGCAATATGCTcggaaaaaatgtaaattttcagacagataCACCTTCAGTCTACTCTAAATACCTGTACAAACATTGTAACTAATGTTGAAAGTTTGTCTAtcagaaaatttactgttgtcccaagcataGTGCAACGaacggtatatttctatcgctgcccgtttagttttaattgaattttcaaatgtattatttatttttgaaacaccctgtaagTACACATAAAACTTATTACATATTTGTCTATCACTAGAATGAAATATTGTCCTTTTATCTATGGAACCTaaaccctattttaacactactattaaatcttaatttaagCATCATTTTCTCGAAACGCGATTCCGTTTAAAACGAGGTCTACTGTACTCAACTGTGAACGGTTTCGATGAACCTttttaatcataaacattgaTTTTCTAGATATTTCATTACATGACACGAAATCATTTTGATGTTCTGTTGATAAATTCATGACCAGGTCTAGTAAGGGCTctcaacatatttttaatttgttcctAGAAAGAAAAGGGGCTTTGTCTtaaatttaaagcatt
This genomic interval carries:
- the LOC129228712 gene encoding latrophilin receptor-like protein A, giving the protein MPDGNFSYPSKAEITGSSSTDGVYPPTSKEELDRKRFGYVGTIPSTRIDYSIYSEEFINCGLISLEKTKYQMLADGTAYVPKYDKFFNASNYMIDDKEKLRICPNFFLDFIDDKKFPPILEIVTTVGVGISIICIFLHMIMFVLVKKLRNLPGYSLISLCVALLVAYISFFAQFGIPEESDCTAIGMLMFYFFLASFFWMNAMSYDVWRSLRMATSKLRLTSNKSMMFRFGLYSLYSWGVPLLIVIVALIIDSLTENRKYKLIFRVNTCWFRYRQALLVYFALPLFILLFINIIFYVSSFYMILTATMNTSENKANLQTRFLISMRLAVVMGLMWIFGVLAVATQSEVLWYFYAICNTLQGVFIFFSFTLTEKTRKECRTLIHKKKTSFLPTTQTSSQQMTTF